Proteins encoded by one window of Antechinus flavipes isolate AdamAnt ecotype Samford, QLD, Australia chromosome 4, AdamAnt_v2, whole genome shotgun sequence:
- the KCNA3 gene encoding potassium voltage-gated channel subfamily A member 3, whose protein sequence is MDEHLSLLHSPPPPSARHRAHPSAQPQPQPQSGGGGGGGAHTLVNPGYIEPAAGAAAGPELPPGMTVVPGDHLLEPEAGGPQPGGCGGGCDRDRDRYEPLPPAGPPAGAGAGGEQDCCGERVVINISGLRFETQLKTLCQFPETLLGDPKRRMRYFDPLRNEYFFDRNRPSFDAILYYYQSGGRIRRPVNVPIDIFSEEIRFYQLGEEAMEKFREDEGFLREEERPLPRRDFQRQVWLLFEYPESSGPARGIAIVSVLVILISIVIFCLETLPEFRDEKDYPVSLSPDTLEAATNSTSGSPAGASSFSDPFFVVETLCIIWFSFELLVRFFACPSKATFSRNIMNLIDIVAIIPYFITLGTELAERQGNGQQAMSLAILRVIRLVRVFRIFKLSRHSKGLQILGQTLKASMRELGLLIFFLFIGVILFSSAVYFAEADDPTSGFSSIPDAFWWAVVTMTTVGYGDMHPVTIGGKIVGSLCAIAGVLTIALPVPVIVSNFNYFYHRETEGEEQAQYMHVGSCQHLSSSVEELRKARSNSTLSKSEYMVIEEAGMNHSTFPPAPFKTGNSTATCTTNNNPNSCVNIKKIFTDV, encoded by the coding sequence ATGGACGAGCATCTCAGCCTCCTGCATTCGCCTCCGCCACCCTCCGCCCGCCACCGCGCCCACCCCTCGGCTCAGCCCCAGCCTCAGCCCCAGTCGGGCGGCGGCGGAGGCGGCGGAGCCCACACCCTAGTCAACCCCGGCTACATCGAGCCCGCCGCGGGGGCCGCCGCCGGCCCCGAGCTGCCGCCGGGCATGACCGTGGTGCCGGGGGACCACCTGCTGGAGCCCGAGGCGGGCGGCCCGCAGCCGGGGGGCTGCGGCGGCGGCTGTGACCGTGACCGTGACCGCTACGAGCCGCTCCCGCCCGCCGGGCCGCCCGCCGGGGCGGGCGCGGGCGGGGAGCAGGACTGCTGCGGGGAGCGGGTGGTGATCAACATCTCCGGGCTGCGCTTCGAGACGCAACTGAAGACCCTGTGCCAGTTCCCCGAGACGCTGCTGGGAGACCCCAAGCGACGCATGAGGTACTTCGATCCGCTCCGCAATGAGTATTTCTTCGACCGCAACCGGCCCAGCTTCGACGCCATCCTCTACTACTACCAGTCCGGGGGCCGCATCCGGCGGCCAGTCAATGTGCCCATCGACATCTTCTCCGAGGAGATCCGCTTCTACCAGCTGGGTGAGGAGGCCATGGAGAAGTTCCGAGAGGACGAGGGCTTCCTCAGGGAGGAGGAGCGGCCGCTGCCCCGCCGCGACTTCCAGCGCCAGGTGTGGCTGCTCTTCGAGTATCCCGAGAGCTCGGGGCCCGCGCGGGGCATAGCCATCGTATCGGTGCTCGTCATCCTCATCTCCATTGTCATCTTCTGCCTGGAGACGCTGCCCGAGTTCCGCGACGAGAAGGACTACCCGGTGTCCTTATCTCCCGACACTCTGGAAGCAGCCACCAACAGCACGTCGGGCTCCCCAGCAGGCGCCTCCAGCTTCTCGGACCCGTTCTTTGTGGTGGAAACGCTTTGCATCATCTGGTTCTCCTTTGAGCTGCTGGTGCGTTTTTTCGCCTGCCCGAGTAAGGCCACCTTCTCCCGCAACATCATGAACCTGATTGACATCGTGGCCATCATTCCCTACTTCATCACCCTGGGCACCGAGCTGGCCGAAAGGCAGGGCAATGGACAGCAGGCCATGTCTTTGGCCATCCTGAGGGTCATCCGGCTGGTGCGGGTCTTCCGCATCTTCAAACTCTCCCGCCATTCCAAGGGGCTGCAGATTCTGGGGCAGACCCTGAAGGCCTCCATGAGGGAGCTGGGGCTACtgatcttcttcctcttcatcggGGTCATCCTCTTCTCTAGCGCTGTCTACTTTGCGGAGGCGGACGACCCCACTTCTGGGTTCAGCAGTATTCCCGATGCCTTCTGGTGGGCAGTGGTGACCATGACCACCGTAGGTTATGGGGATATGCACCCGGTGACCATCGGGGGCAAGATCGTGGGATCGCTGTGTGCCATCGCTGGTGTCCTGACGATTGCCTTGCCGGTACCAGTGATCGTTTCCAATTTCAACTACTTCTACCACCGAGAGACGGAGGGTGAAGAGCAAGCCCAGTATATGCACGTGGGGAGCTGCCAGCATCTCTCCTCTTCAGTTGAAGAGCTAAGGAAAGCTCGGAGTAATTCAACTCTGAGTAAGTCAGAATACATGGTGATCGAGGAGGCGGGTATGAACcatagcaccttccccccagcccctTTCAAAACGGGCAACTCCACGGCCACCTGCACCACGAACAATAATCCCAACTCGTGTGTCAACATCAAAAAGATATTCACCGATGTTTAA